In the genome of Actinomycetota bacterium, the window GACACAGCGTTGGTGAACTGCTTCAGATCTTCGCGCCTGCGCCGTAATGTCGCAGACTTGGGACAGTCAACGTCGCACGGCATGGCTGCTTGTTCTGGGGCAGCTCACCCTTCTCGCCCTCATCGTGCTGCTGCCTGGTGGCACCCTGTGGACCCTGCCGGTGGCCTTGGTGCGCGCGACTCAGGTCACGGCCGTCGTGGGAATCATTCTGATGCTGATCGCAGGTGTCGCGCTCGGGCGCGGGCTGACCGCGGCTCCCTTGCCCAACTCGCACGCCGAACTCCGCACTGGTGGCCTGTACAGGTTTGTCCGGCATCCGATCTACAGCGGTCTCCTGCTTCTCGCTATCGCTCTCACGGTTGCCTCGGGCAGTGCGTGGACCATCGCGGCGTGCGCCGCGCTGATCGTGCTTATCAATGCCAAAGCTCGCTGGGAGGAACGGCGCCTTGCCGAGCGATTCCCGGGTTACCCCGCTTACGCCGCCTGCACTCCACGATTCATCCCCGCGTGGTCCAGGTAGGTAGTAGCTGGCTTTGCTCGTCGGCCGGCCGGAGACGTTTTCAGCAGTGCAAATGCGGCATGGTGGCCATGCGCAGTGCCAGCTCCTGTGAATCAGAGTTCGTCAAATCTCCACCGACGACGTAGGTCTGGCCGTCCTTGAGGCAGCGGAATTTCAGGTGGGCCTTCTCAAGAAATGTCACGGCCTGCGAGGCTCCAGCTGATTCGGGGGACTTTGATTTCCAGTGCGGCACGATGCGCTCATTGATGAGCTTCAAGGTGACCGGAGAGGCATCCACGTCATAGCCATCGGGAATCACTGCAGGGTCATCCATCAGGTGGATGCCTGCAAGGTCGGGGCCGGCGAGGCAGGCGCCAGCTGAGTACCCGCCGTACGTCAAGTGCTGTTCTGCCCGAACTAGGGCCAGGGCCGCATCAAACCCTGCTTGCGCGGTGGCCCGGGCGAGCACAAAAGTATTGCCGCCCGCCACCCAGACGAGTTGAGCCTGAGCCAGGGCGGCCGCCAGGTTCTCCGGACCACCGAAATGATCGCGCAGATCGAGTTCCTGGCATGCGTACCCCAGTGCAATAAGGCCGGCGGCCTCGTGATTGAACACGTCCTGGCGCGAGGTGCTCGTCGCGTCAAGGGCATTGAGCACGACCAAGGCCCGCGCTTTGTCGGTGGTCGCCGCCAGCACTGCACGATCGTCACCCAGTCCACTGGAGCTCAAATACAGCATTGATGCCATGTCGCGATGGTAGGTCGAGGGGCCTCACCGCGCCACGAAGTCCACGACCATCCTCGGACGGTAGGCTCATACCTGAGAAGGGGAGTAGCCCCCAACCGTGGAGTCGACATACTGCTCGCAAGGGCCGGTTCCCTGGCCACCCTTCCCGGCCAGACTGACCCGAAGGGCTGACCAGCCGATGAGCGCATTCCTGCTCAGTTTCGCCGTCATCTTTGTCGCCGAACTCGGCGACAAGTCCCAGTTGATGGCCATGACCTTCGCCACTCGATATCGCTTCTGGACCGTCATCGGAGCGATCACCGCTGCAACGGCGGTCGTGCATCTCTTCTCGGTGGCGCTGGGCAATGTCGTGGGCCTGGCTCTGCCGACCGGCCCTATCAACATCGTCGCCGGCATCGCGTTTCTCGCTTTCGGCTTGTGGACTTTGCGAGGTGACGAGCTCAGCGAGGATGAGCAGAGCAAAGCGTCGCGGTCTGGCCGTTCAGCTTTCTTCGCTGTTGCCATCGCGTTCTTTCTGGCCGAGCTCGGCGACAAGACGATGCTGGCGACGGTCACTTTGGCGACGACCGAGGGCTGGTTCGGTACTTGGGTCGGCTCAACAGTCGGCATGGTCGCTGCAGACGCCTTGGCCATCGGCGTAGGAGCAATTCTGGGCAAGGCACTGCCGGAGAAGGTCATCAAGATCGGCGCAGCAGTCCTGTTCTTCCTTTTCGGAGCCTGGCTTATCATCGAAGGAATCCGCGGCTAGACAGTGCACCTGCTCTGAATCCGGCAAGGAGTCGACGCACAAAGCAGGAGTGACGACCTACTCTGCGCTATTGCCCTTTTGGACCGAACTGAAGAGCCTTCACCTGTGAACTGTTCGCTCGTGCAAAGGAGTCACCATGCCAGCTGAATCCCGTTCCCTTCATAACACTGTTGTGGCGATCACCGGTGCGACATCTGGCATTGGAGCGGCAACTGCACGCCTGCTCGTTGAGGCCGGTGCGCGAGTGGCCTTGGGCGGGCGCCGCTCAGATCGTCTGGATGACCTTGTTGCTGAGCTGGGCGCGGAAAACTGCGCGGGAGTTGTGTGCGACGTGACGATC includes:
- a CDS encoding isoprenylcysteine carboxylmethyltransferase family protein; the protein is MSQTWDSQRRTAWLLVLGQLTLLALIVLLPGGTLWTLPVALVRATQVTAVVGIILMLIAGVALGRGLTAAPLPNSHAELRTGGLYRFVRHPIYSGLLLLAIALTVASGSAWTIAACAALIVLINAKARWEERRLAERFPGYPAYAACTPRFIPAWSR
- a CDS encoding Type 1 glutamine amidotransferase-like domain-containing protein produces the protein MASMLYLSSSGLGDDRAVLAATTDKARALVVLNALDATSTSRQDVFNHEAAGLIALGYACQELDLRDHFGGPENLAAALAQAQLVWVAGGNTFVLARATAQAGFDAALALVRAEQHLTYGGYSAGACLAGPDLAGIHLMDDPAVIPDGYDVDASPVTLKLINERIVPHWKSKSPESAGASQAVTFLEKAHLKFRCLKDGQTYVVGGDLTNSDSQELALRMATMPHLHC